Proteins found in one Vagococcus carniphilus genomic segment:
- a CDS encoding shikimate kinase, whose amino-acid sequence MKQLTLIGFMGSGKSTTGQMLSKELGIPLLELDQMIEEETKMSIPDIFDLKGEAYFRELEHIVLIKSLNSRGVIATGGGILTNSKNVEQLKSTRNVIYLKGKDSTLIERIKNDSVNKRPLADTSTELEITKRLENRVNQYEEVADIIIEIENKSISEITLEIMNQLEEMKE is encoded by the coding sequence ATGAAACAGTTAACTTTAATTGGTTTTATGGGATCAGGTAAATCAACAACAGGTCAAATGCTATCAAAAGAATTGGGAATACCTTTATTAGAGTTAGATCAAATGATTGAAGAAGAAACCAAAATGAGTATACCTGATATTTTTGATTTAAAAGGTGAAGCTTATTTTAGAGAATTAGAACATATCGTTTTAATTAAGTCTTTAAATTCAAGAGGTGTTATTGCAACAGGTGGAGGAATATTAACCAATAGCAAAAATGTTGAACAGTTAAAATCCACTCGTAATGTTATCTATTTAAAAGGAAAAGACAGTACATTGATAGAAAGAATTAAGAACGATTCTGTCAATAAAAGACCACTAGCTGATACTAGCACAGAACTTGAAATTACAAAAAGATTAGAGAATAGAGTTAACCAATATGAAGAAGTAGCAGATATAATCATAGAAATTGAAAATAAGAGTATTTCAGAAATAACTTTAGAAATTATGAATCAATTAGAGGAGATGAAAGAATGA
- the pheA gene encoding prephenate dehydratase has protein sequence MRVGYLGPKSSFTYKATRSFFKEAELSPLPTIVSTLKAIEMNQFDYCVIPIENSVEGTVHPALDFLYHQANVPVQAEVILPISQNLMIHPNWIGKINQLKAVKSHPQALAQTQQFLEENYSSLKQEITDSTTQAAKWISDNKDEPVMAIASKEAAKEYQLEIIQSDIQDMKTNQTRFWVIGRKKINWYKEKSPIFRQTIGVKMEQNQAGNLHKILSAFSWRGIDLTKIESRPLKTRLGDYFFLIDIKVENLILVEMALKEITELGGEIKVFGTYYAHQTINC, from the coding sequence ATGAGAGTTGGTTATTTAGGTCCAAAAAGTTCATTCACCTACAAAGCAACAAGGAGTTTTTTTAAAGAAGCAGAACTGTCTCCATTACCAACAATTGTTTCAACTTTAAAAGCAATTGAAATGAATCAATTTGATTATTGTGTGATACCTATAGAAAATTCTGTCGAGGGTACGGTTCATCCGGCCCTTGATTTTTTATACCATCAAGCAAATGTACCTGTACAGGCAGAAGTGATTCTTCCGATATCACAAAATTTGATGATTCATCCCAACTGGATAGGAAAGATAAATCAGTTAAAAGCAGTAAAATCACATCCACAAGCTTTAGCTCAAACGCAACAATTTTTAGAAGAAAATTATTCTAGTTTAAAACAAGAGATTACAGATTCGACGACTCAAGCAGCCAAATGGATTTCAGATAATAAAGACGAGCCTGTTATGGCGATTGCTTCAAAGGAAGCGGCTAAAGAATACCAATTAGAAATTATACAATCAGATATCCAAGACATGAAAACTAACCAAACGAGATTTTGGGTGATTGGAAGAAAAAAGATAAATTGGTATAAAGAAAAATCACCAATATTTAGACAGACTATTGGTGTTAAAATGGAACAAAATCAAGCGGGTAATTTACACAAAATACTATCAGCTTTTAGTTGGCGAGGAATTGATTTAACTAAAATTGAATCGAGACCATTGAAAACAAGGTTAGGAGATTATTTTTTCTTAATTGATATTAAAGTAGAAAATCTAATCTTAGTTGAAATGGCTCTGAAAGAAATAACCGAATTAGGTGGAGAAATAAAAGTTTTTGGTACTTACTATGCACATCAAACCATCAATTGTTAG
- a CDS encoding LCP family protein: MANMTRMDRHRQAELEKEQNKRKNNKLNEEPELPNGSQPNQKKPKKIKKKKKKSKIFFLILIALIVLSVVGYFKGVGSAKLDKNNKQADVGNFLGEKSQDGSTNVLLLGSDSRGEDQGRSDSIMIAHYDKKNKQPKLVSIMRDTYVAIPQNGGIEYNKINAAYSYGGPELVRKTIKETFGVPIQYYAIVNFESFPKIVGTLAPGGLKIDAEKELEVEGTVIKKGEQKMSGKEALQYARFRKDEESDFGRVRRQQQVMTALLKQGLNPLNAWRLPETIGTVRGYTQTNIPFSFYPGVGTSYLFSQHKPLDILTIPVEGSWNDGYYEHSGSVLEIDEAINGQAIKTFFTN, translated from the coding sequence ATGGCGAATATGACAAGGATGGATCGACATCGTCAAGCCGAATTAGAAAAAGAACAGAATAAAAGAAAAAATAATAAATTAAATGAGGAACCAGAATTACCGAATGGCAGTCAACCTAATCAAAAAAAGCCTAAAAAAATAAAGAAGAAAAAAAAGAAATCTAAAATCTTTTTCTTGATTTTAATTGCTTTGATAGTTTTAAGTGTTGTAGGCTACTTTAAAGGTGTGGGAAGTGCCAAACTAGATAAAAATAATAAACAAGCAGATGTGGGAAATTTTTTAGGTGAAAAAAGTCAGGATGGCTCTACTAACGTGCTTCTTTTGGGAAGTGATTCAAGAGGAGAAGACCAAGGTCGCTCAGATTCTATTATGATTGCCCATTATGATAAAAAAAATAAACAACCTAAATTGGTTTCTATTATGCGAGACACATATGTTGCAATTCCTCAAAATGGTGGAATTGAATACAATAAGATAAATGCAGCGTATTCTTATGGTGGACCAGAACTTGTAAGAAAAACAATCAAAGAAACATTTGGCGTTCCAATACAGTATTACGCTATTGTGAATTTTGAATCTTTTCCTAAAATAGTTGGAACTTTGGCTCCTGGAGGCTTAAAAATAGACGCTGAAAAAGAGTTAGAAGTTGAAGGGACAGTCATTAAAAAAGGTGAACAAAAGATGAGTGGAAAAGAAGCCTTGCAGTATGCTCGTTTTAGAAAAGATGAAGAAAGTGATTTTGGACGAGTTAGACGCCAACAACAAGTGATGACTGCTTTACTTAAACAAGGATTGAATCCATTAAATGCTTGGAGATTACCAGAAACTATTGGAACAGTACGTGGTTACACGCAAACAAATATTCCTTTTAGTTTTTATCCAGGAGTCGGTACAAGTTATTTATTCAGTCAACACAAACCATTAGATATCTTAACTATCCCAGTTGAAGGATCTTGGAATGATGGTTATTATGAACATTCAGGTAGTGTTTTAGAAATTGATGAAGCTATAAATGGACAAGCGATTAAGACTTTTTTCACTAATTAA
- the alr gene encoding alanine racemase codes for MEPNIYGPSQVVVNLNHIRHNVKEELKRLDHGTSLYAVVKANGYGHGAIEVAKAAIEAGATGLCVSNLNEAIELRKNEMTEPILVMGYVSLKYLDIVLENDITLTATNLEWLKELDKRVTKEIKIHLKIDTGMGRIGLNDSEEMKLANELLKSNPLINFEGLFTHFSKADSKDNQHFELQQRRFLNALAIFGEDIPYIHTSNSATALWHDAWKSNLVRYGDAMYGMNPSGNELDEPFKLKQALTLETEIIHIKEVEKGEKIGYGATYETSSKEWIATLPIGYADGLIRKFQGFNCLVNSKQAPIVGRICMDQCMIRVDGYLPIGTKVTIFGRDGDLFNSVQKGAEYVDTINYEVTCGLTDRLPRVYIE; via the coding sequence ATGGAACCAAATATTTATGGACCGAGTCAAGTTGTAGTTAACTTGAATCATATTAGACATAACGTAAAAGAAGAACTTAAAAGGTTAGACCATGGAACAAGCCTTTACGCTGTTGTCAAAGCAAATGGTTACGGTCACGGAGCAATAGAAGTTGCTAAAGCGGCAATTGAAGCAGGAGCTACCGGACTTTGTGTTTCTAATTTAAATGAAGCGATTGAGTTAAGAAAAAATGAAATGACAGAACCTATACTTGTAATGGGCTATGTGTCGTTAAAATATCTTGATATAGTTTTAGAGAATGACATAACATTAACAGCAACTAATTTAGAGTGGCTGAAAGAGTTGGATAAGAGAGTAACAAAAGAAATTAAAATCCATTTAAAAATTGATACTGGAATGGGGCGTATTGGCTTAAATGATTCTGAAGAAATGAAACTAGCTAATGAACTTTTAAAAAGTAATCCCTTAATTAATTTTGAAGGGTTGTTTACGCATTTTTCAAAAGCAGATAGTAAGGATAATCAGCACTTTGAATTACAGCAACGACGTTTTTTAAATGCATTAGCCATTTTCGGTGAAGATATTCCTTATATTCATACATCAAATTCAGCTACAGCGCTATGGCATGATGCTTGGAAGAGTAATTTAGTTCGTTATGGTGATGCAATGTATGGAATGAATCCTTCAGGAAACGAACTAGACGAACCATTTAAATTAAAACAAGCCCTAACCTTGGAAACTGAAATTATTCATATAAAAGAAGTAGAAAAAGGCGAAAAAATAGGATACGGAGCAACTTATGAGACGAGTTCTAAAGAGTGGATAGCAACGTTACCAATCGGTTATGCAGATGGCTTAATTCGAAAATTTCAAGGGTTTAACTGTTTAGTTAACAGTAAACAAGCACCTATTGTTGGTCGTATTTGTATGGATCAGTGTATGATTAGGGTAGATGGTTATTTGCCAATTGGAACTAAAGTTACTATTTTTGGACGTGACGGAGACTTGTTTAATTCTGTTCAAAAAGGAGCAGAGTATGTGGATACGATTAATTATGAGGTGACATGTGGTTTGACAGATAGAC